From a region of the Apibacter sp. B3706 genome:
- a CDS encoding aspartate kinase, translating to MLVLKFGGTSVGSAERIKNLAELTKGQKPKIVVLSAMSGTTNALVEISQALYEKNTSKAKELIQSLEDKYRKEIKDLYKNETIAKKGNELLDDYFNYITSFLDFPIFTSKEEKIILAQGELLSTHMFHFYMSEIGEKTILLPALEFMRINKDGEPDFPYIEERIKEEIKKYPDIDFFITQGYICKNAQGDIDNLQRGGSDYTACIIGAVIDAEEIQIWTDIDGMHNNDPRFVNKTHPINELSFDEAAELAYFGAKILHPTCILPAQKRGIPVALKNTMQPEAKGTLIGNINTPEGIRAVAAKDGIYAITIKSGRMLLAYGFLKTIFEIFDKYKTSIDMITTSEVAVSLTIDNPSNLEYILKELREIANVEYEKDQTIIAIVGNIAKNESGYAVKILEALKNIPLHMISYGGSEHNISVVIDSKSKKEALQALNTTLFGY from the coding sequence ATGTTAGTATTAAAATTTGGAGGCACCAGCGTAGGAAGTGCAGAACGTATAAAAAATTTAGCTGAATTAACTAAAGGTCAAAAACCGAAGATTGTTGTTTTGTCTGCTATGAGTGGAACAACTAATGCCTTAGTAGAAATATCTCAAGCTCTTTATGAAAAAAATACTTCTAAGGCGAAAGAATTAATACAATCTCTAGAAGATAAATACAGAAAGGAAATAAAAGATCTGTACAAGAATGAAACCATTGCCAAGAAAGGGAACGAACTTTTGGATGATTATTTCAATTATATAACTTCATTCCTGGATTTTCCTATATTTACTTCCAAAGAAGAAAAAATAATTTTGGCTCAAGGTGAACTTTTGAGTACTCATATGTTCCATTTTTACATGAGTGAAATCGGAGAAAAAACGATATTGCTTCCGGCGTTAGAATTTATGAGAATAAACAAAGACGGTGAACCGGATTTTCCTTATATAGAAGAACGTATTAAAGAAGAAATTAAAAAGTATCCTGATATAGATTTTTTTATTACTCAAGGATATATTTGTAAAAATGCTCAAGGAGACATAGACAATTTGCAAAGAGGGGGAAGTGATTATACAGCTTGTATAATTGGCGCCGTAATTGATGCTGAAGAAATACAAATATGGACCGATATCGACGGGATGCATAATAACGATCCTAGATTTGTTAATAAAACTCATCCCATAAATGAATTAAGTTTTGATGAAGCTGCAGAATTAGCCTATTTCGGAGCAAAGATTTTACATCCAACCTGTATTCTTCCTGCACAGAAAAGAGGAATACCCGTAGCTTTGAAAAATACAATGCAACCTGAAGCTAAAGGTACTTTAATAGGTAATATTAATACTCCGGAAGGAATTCGTGCCGTAGCAGCAAAGGATGGTATTTACGCCATAACCATAAAAAGTGGTAGAATGCTATTGGCGTATGGATTTTTAAAGACAATTTTTGAAATTTTCGATAAATATAAAACCTCTATAGATATGATTACCACTTCAGAGGTTGCTGTATCATTAACCATTGACAATCCTTCTAATTTAGAATATATATTAAAGGAATTAAGAGAAATAGCCAATGTAGAATATGAAAAAGATCAAACCATTATTGCCATAGTTGGAAATATTGCAAAAAATGAATCAGGTTATGCTGTTAAAATTTTGGAAGCTCTTAAAAATATTCCTCTGCATATGATATCTTATGGAGGAAGTGAGCATAATATATCAGTAGTAATTGACAGCAAAAGTAAAAAAGAAGCTTTACAAGCTTTAAATACAACTCTTTTTGGATATTAA
- the topA gene encoding type I DNA topoisomerase gives MNLVIVESPAKAKTIKKFLGNDFEVESSYGHITDLAKKDMGIDMKTLEPIYQVSSDKKEVVKKLKSLAKKADTVWLASDEDREGEAIAWHLFNELQLKSENTKRIVFHEITKNAIQKAIQNPRNIDINLVNAQQARRVLDRLVGFEMSPILWSKIKAGLSAGRVQSVAVRLICEREKEIEKFIPVPTYKVEADFYNKSHNLLKSKLNTDFQDYSKALDFIQRAQGKTFTISNVETRPSKRSPSAPFTTSTLQQEAAKLGFSVSRTMMLAQQLYESGYITYMRTDSVNLSEEALNSAKDVIIGQYGKEYLNTRQYTTKNKSAQEAHEAIRPTNLSVQEAGADDSQKKLYHLIWRRTLASQMADAKLERTIVDISNPELKEKFVTKGEVIVFDGFLKVYQIQKEEDSADEDNNEGLLPVVEKGEEVQLSQIIGEEKFSRPAARYNEASLVRKLEELGIGRPSTYAPTISTIQKRQYVEIRDLDPKQREVKKILLKDDTIKESVEIENYGADRRKLMPTDIGLVVNEFLTEHFPTILDYGFTAKVEEDFDNIAGGNENWKEMLTGFYDDFHPHVEEVKETAERATGERLLGQDPISGKNIYARIGRFGPMIQMGETEDEEKPKFAGLMKGQHINSITLEESLKLFELPKYLGDYEDKKVEVNTGRFGPYVKHNSKFFSLKPKEGDEISTITLERAIELIEAKREADRNKFIKAFESEDPIIEILNGRWGPYIKQGKENYKIPKDTEADKITLEDVKKLISESGSKTKPKSKTKSKKK, from the coding sequence ATGAATTTGGTAATTGTTGAATCGCCCGCAAAGGCCAAAACAATAAAAAAATTTTTAGGAAATGACTTTGAAGTTGAATCTAGTTATGGTCATATAACTGATTTGGCAAAAAAAGACATGGGTATAGATATGAAAACTCTAGAGCCCATATATCAAGTCTCCTCAGATAAAAAAGAAGTCGTTAAAAAACTAAAATCATTAGCAAAAAAAGCTGATACTGTATGGTTGGCTTCCGATGAAGATCGTGAAGGGGAAGCCATTGCTTGGCATTTATTTAATGAATTACAACTTAAATCAGAAAATACTAAAAGAATTGTTTTTCATGAAATAACCAAAAATGCCATACAAAAAGCCATTCAAAACCCCAGAAATATAGATATTAATCTGGTTAATGCACAACAGGCCCGAAGAGTGTTGGACCGATTGGTAGGATTTGAAATGTCACCTATTCTTTGGTCTAAAATAAAAGCCGGATTATCTGCAGGAAGAGTACAATCTGTGGCTGTACGTTTGATCTGTGAAAGAGAAAAGGAAATTGAAAAATTTATTCCGGTTCCTACGTATAAAGTTGAAGCAGATTTTTACAATAAATCTCATAATTTATTAAAAAGTAAATTAAATACTGATTTTCAAGACTATTCTAAGGCATTAGATTTTATACAAAGAGCCCAAGGGAAAACATTTACCATATCCAATGTTGAGACTCGTCCAAGTAAAAGAAGTCCATCAGCCCCTTTCACTACATCTACTTTACAACAAGAAGCTGCCAAATTAGGATTTTCAGTTAGTAGAACAATGATGTTAGCTCAACAGCTCTACGAATCGGGGTACATTACCTACATGAGAACCGATAGCGTCAATTTATCAGAAGAAGCTTTGAATTCTGCAAAAGATGTAATTATTGGACAATATGGAAAAGAATATTTAAATACACGTCAATATACCACAAAAAATAAGTCGGCTCAAGAAGCTCACGAAGCTATTCGTCCAACCAATTTATCCGTACAAGAAGCAGGGGCAGATGATTCACAAAAGAAACTATATCATTTAATTTGGAGAAGAACTTTGGCTTCACAAATGGCCGATGCTAAATTAGAAAGAACAATTGTCGATATATCAAATCCGGAATTAAAAGAGAAGTTCGTAACAAAAGGAGAAGTTATTGTCTTTGATGGATTTTTAAAAGTATACCAAATTCAAAAAGAAGAAGATTCAGCCGATGAAGACAATAATGAAGGACTCTTACCTGTCGTAGAAAAAGGAGAAGAAGTACAACTATCTCAAATTATTGGCGAAGAAAAATTCAGTAGGCCGGCAGCTAGATATAATGAAGCCTCTTTAGTAAGGAAATTAGAAGAATTAGGTATCGGGCGTCCTTCCACATATGCTCCTACTATTTCTACAATTCAAAAAAGACAATATGTGGAAATCAGAGATTTAGATCCCAAACAAAGGGAGGTTAAGAAAATTCTTTTAAAAGATGATACTATAAAAGAAAGTGTTGAAATTGAAAATTATGGAGCGGATCGAAGGAAATTAATGCCGACAGATATAGGATTAGTTGTAAATGAATTTTTGACGGAACATTTTCCAACCATATTAGATTATGGCTTCACAGCAAAGGTTGAAGAAGACTTTGACAATATAGCCGGAGGAAATGAAAACTGGAAAGAAATGCTGACAGGTTTTTATGATGATTTTCACCCCCATGTAGAAGAAGTAAAAGAAACGGCAGAAAGAGCTACAGGAGAAAGATTATTAGGTCAAGATCCTATAAGCGGTAAAAATATTTATGCTCGCATAGGCAGATTCGGTCCAATGATTCAAATGGGTGAAACCGAAGATGAAGAAAAGCCTAAATTCGCCGGTTTAATGAAAGGGCAACACATAAATTCAATCACTTTAGAAGAATCGCTTAAATTATTTGAATTGCCTAAGTATTTAGGAGATTATGAAGATAAAAAAGTTGAAGTAAATACGGGAAGATTTGGTCCTTATGTTAAACATAACAGCAAGTTTTTTTCCTTAAAACCTAAAGAAGGAGATGAAATTTCAACCATTACTTTAGAAAGAGCTATCGAATTAATAGAAGCGAAAAGGGAAGCAGACAGAAATAAATTTATTAAAGCATTTGAATCAGAAGATCCAATTATTGAAATTTTAAATGGAAGATGGGGGCCTTATATTAAACAAGGAAAAGAAAATTATAAAATCCCTAAAGACACGGAAGCCGATAAAATAACTCTTGAAGATGTCAAAAAATTAATCTCGGAATCAGGTAGTAAAACCAAGCCTAAATCCAAAACCAAATCAAAAAAGAAATAA